From one Lycium ferocissimum isolate CSIRO_LF1 chromosome 7, AGI_CSIRO_Lferr_CH_V1, whole genome shotgun sequence genomic stretch:
- the LOC132062705 gene encoding uncharacterized protein LOC132062705 codes for KVHSVTIESLSSETKIWTASNLTVQVPHGLYASRDIKTSLAGVINGVFCWLDQRPQITVYDSVPKRLSALALPKEIGAGQHCSLGISGGQLYLALNDGTGAAITVTVWYLKSNIRRRGNAVWVRKYFANVATALLQCPEANFELASSRLIEVQNMVIHPAVPHIFYLVVSGKVFSYNLEKDSAEFVYDFGEPVWKAQHYTVFPYE; via the coding sequence AAAGTTCACAGTGTAACAATTGAAAGTTTATCTTCTGAGACTAAAATCTGGACGGCCAGTAATCTAACTGTTCAAGTACCTCATGGACTGTACGCTTCTCGGGatattaaaacatcattagCTGGTGTCATCAATGGAGTATTCTGTTGGCTTGACCAACGACCACAGATCACTGTTTATGATAGCGTCCCCAAGCGTCTATCGGCTTTGGCATTGCCTAAAGAGATTGGGGCCGGACAACATTGTTCTCTTGGAATATCAGGTGGGCAATTGTACTTGGCACTGAATGATGGAACTGGGGCAGCCATCACTGTCACTGTGTGGTACCTCAAGAGCAACATTCGCAGACGAGGCAATGCAGTATGGGTTAGGAAGTATTTTGCAAATGTCGCCACTGCACTTTTACAATGTCCAGAGGCCAATTTTGAACTTGCAAGCTCTCGACTTATTGAGGTGCAGAACATGGTTATTCATCCTGCTGTTCCGCACATCTTTTATTTGGTTGTAAGCGGTAAGGTTTTTTCTTACAACTTGGAAAAGGATAGTGCAGAATTTGTGTATGATTTTGGAGAACCCGTCTGGAAAGCACAACACTATACAGTATTTCCTTACGAGTGA